A segment of the Fusobacterium ulcerans genome:
GTTTGGCAGAATACAGTTTTGATGGAATATAGAAGTCGAACTATATATTAAACTATATGTATATGGATAAAAATAAAATATAGTAATAAAATTTTGTAATAGTGGGGGACATTATGGCACAAAATGATTTATATATAAAGATGACAGAAACAAAAATATCAAAACTGATACCAAAACTAGCAATACCTACAATAATAAGCATATTGGTAACTTCTGTTTATAATATGGCAGATACATTCTTTGTAAGCCAGATAGGAACATCTGCATCAGCAGCAGTTGGAATAAATTTTTCCGTAATGGCAATGATACAGGCTATTGGATTTACTTTGGGAATGGGAAGTGGAAATTATATATCAAGAAGTCTAGGAAGGCATGACAGAGAAGGTGCTCACGAAGCAGCAGCTACAGCATTTTTTACAGCATTGATATTAGGAGCCCTTTTAGCGATTCTAGGTCTGATGTTTTTAGATAAGTTTGTAAGAATGCTTGGAGCTACAGAAACAATTGCTCCCTATGCAAAAGATTATGCTAAATATATTCTTATAGCTACACCATATATGTGCTGTTCTTTTGTTTTGAATAATATAATTCGTTCTCAAGGAAATGCTTTTTATTCAATGATAGGAATAGGAACTGGTGGAATACTTAACATGGTTCTTGATCCACTATTTATATTTAAATTTAATTTAGGGATATCAGGAGCAGCTTTGGCAACTATAGTGAGCCAGTTTATAAGTTTCTTAATATTAATGTATATGTGTAATAGAAATAAGGAACATGTAACAATAAAATTAAGTAGTTTTAAATTCAGACTTACCATGTATAAAGAAATACTACGTGCAGGACTTCCTACACTTTCAAGGCAGGGGCTTGCCAGTATGGCAGCTGTTGCATTAAATGTATGTGCTTCTCCTTTTGGAGATGCAGCTATTGCAGCAATGTCAATAGTATCAAGAATAATGATGTTTATAAACTCAAGTCTGATGGGATTTGGGCAAGGATTTCAACCAGTATGTGGTTTTAATTATGGAGCTAAAAGATATGATAGAGTATTGGAAGCTTACCATTTTTGCTTAAAAGTGGCAGTAATTCTTTTAACAACTTTGGGAATTATATGCTTCATATTTGCTCCAGATATTTTAGCTTT
Coding sequences within it:
- a CDS encoding MATE family efflux transporter, which codes for MAQNDLYIKMTETKISKLIPKLAIPTIISILVTSVYNMADTFFVSQIGTSASAAVGINFSVMAMIQAIGFTLGMGSGNYISRSLGRHDREGAHEAAATAFFTALILGALLAILGLMFLDKFVRMLGATETIAPYAKDYAKYILIATPYMCCSFVLNNIIRSQGNAFYSMIGIGTGGILNMVLDPLFIFKFNLGISGAALATIVSQFISFLILMYMCNRNKEHVTIKLSSFKFRLTMYKEILRAGLPTLSRQGLASMAAVALNVCASPFGDAAIAAMSIVSRIMMFINSSLMGFGQGFQPVCGFNYGAKRYDRVLEAYHFCLKVAVILLTTLGIICFIFAPDILALFRKTDLEVIEIGALALRFQCMTLPIQACIIMANMLTQSIGYGFMATLVAMGRQGIFLIPVLFIFPKVGGIKGLQLCQPFADVCTFILGTIIAFKVVKDLKLRMLKQEEKSEEKYQ